In Fusarium falciforme chromosome 9, complete sequence, the following are encoded in one genomic region:
- a CDS encoding Putative gamma-glutamylcyclotransferase: MSGDNTAFFYGTLMAPEVFFSVCYGDKNPPKVIKDLHTFTPAILEGYCRHRVQFADYPGVIAEKGHTVLGIYATGLTHANVQKLDNFEGPEYTKTAVQVTLVKKDGDKTSEGERKETSVYVFNNPSHLEKVEWDFEEFRKEKMQFWTRGGWAFDPDTADQVPDN, from the exons ATGAGTGGAGACAACACCGCCTTCTTCTATG GCACACTG ATGGCCCCTGAGGTCTTCTTCAGTGTCTGCTACGGAGACAAGAATCCCCCTaaggtcatcaaggaccTGCACACATTCACTCCGGCTATCCTGGAGGGGTACTGCCGCCACCGAGTTCAGTTCGCCGACTACCCTGGTGTTATCGCGGAGAAGGGGCACACCGTTCTCGGCATCTACGCTACTGGACTCACACACGCCAACGTCCAGAAGCTCGACAACTTTGAGGGACCCGAGTACACCAAGACGGCCGTCCAGGTTAcgctggtgaagaaggaTGGAGACAAGACCAGCGAGGGTGAGCGCAAGGAGACCTCGGTCTACGTCTTTAACAATCCCTCGCACCTGGAGAAGGTCGAATGGGACTTTGAGGAGTTCCgaaaggagaagatgcagttCTGGACCCGCGGCGGCTGGGCGTTCGATCCAG ATACGGCCGACCAGGTCCCCGACAACTAA